In one Cercospora beticola chromosome 1, complete sequence genomic region, the following are encoded:
- a CDS encoding uncharacterized protein (BUSCO:EOG09260DP1) — MSTPRAPPSLKKSTSTASSTGKGKQQSIAGFFQKRPAPTPSASTPAKRPAETPVPKSVVASSTIGPGSSPRTAPGASQSSAIDGRDKENETPGTSFSSPSRKAKKQVNYAESDDEDDEPFRPLSGNGRAAKRRRISVKDDESDDEFGLDNATQAAMVESDDDMDDFVVDDDLEDDAKPTKAKKKAPVKSSVKSTSGDSSRKPSPPPLTLEESEEIPTTSTATQWAYDPDAPPSTEPRKLPPKKKSTSDATKKQKAHVTDPSERYTWLAEIHDADRNPPDHPDYDPRTIYIPPMAWSKFSAFEKQYWEIKQKFWDTIVFFKKGKFYELYENDATVGHQLFDLKLTDRVNMRMVGVPEASLDHWANQFVAKGFKIARVDQMESKLGKDMRERDEKKGNKKEDKIIRRELASVLTAGTLVEGSMLTDDLATYCAAIKESEVDGKPSFGIAFVDTATAQFQLAEWVDDLDMTKFETFVAQIRPGELLLEKGCISAKALRILKNNTSPTTIWNYLKPDKEFLTADKTRMKINGEAYFEKPDDDEGVNDWPKVLTEAKDKDLVFSALGALTWYLSLLKIERDLLTCGNFSWYDPIRKASSLVLDGQSLINLEIFANTFDGSTDGTLFTMLNRCITPFGKRMLRQWVCHPLADARKINQRLDAVDALNADGTVMDQFTSSLSKLPDLERLISRVHAGRCRPQDFVKVLEGYEQIEYTMSLLKRFGEGEGLLGQLISAMPDLAGALKHWADAFDRKKARDDSVFIPQPGVEEDYDESQERIDNVIAQLNQLLKKARKDLDSQAIKFTDNGKEIYQLEVPIKVKGAIPKNWKQMSATKQCKRWYSPELESLVQDLKEAQEMHGQVERSLASRYFARFDEDYAIWLAATKIIAQLDCLISLAKASGSLGSPSCRPEFVEDDNARSVLEFQTLRHPCIETTTNFIPNDIALGGAQASITLLTGANAAGKSTVLRMTCVAVILAQIGCYVPCESARLTPVDRIMSRLGAHDNIFAGQSTFMVELSETKKILSEATPRSLVILDELGRGTSSYDGVAVAQAVLHHVATHVGSLGYFATHYHSLAAEFRQHPEVEAKRMAVKVDDDIRDVTFLYQLENGVAEGSYGMHCAAMCGIPTKVIDRAEEAAQNWEHTGRIKESLEKAQGSDWMPLGLLSDVSWMLRDRDEEHEGITERSLEVLRKAIAAL; from the exons ATGTCGACGCCACGAGCTCCTCCCTCTCTGAAGAAGAGCACTAGCACTGCTTCCAGTACGGGGAAGggcaagcagcagagcatCGCCGGCTTCTTTCAGAAACGCCCTGCACCAACTCCGTCAGCTAGCACTCCAGCAAAGCGCCCAGCAGAAACTCCGGTACCCAAATCTGTAGTGGCATCAAGCACAATTGGTCCAGGATCCTCGCCTCGAACAGCTCCCGGAGCATCCCAAAGCTCAGCTATCGATGGACGCGACAAGGAGAATG AAACACCAGGCACCAGTTTCTCCAGCCCTTCGcgcaaggcgaagaagcaagTGAATTACGCCGAatctgatgatgaggacgatgagccgTTCAGACCACTGTCTGGCAATGGACGTGCTGCGAAACGTCGAAGAATCAGCGTCAAGGACGACGAATCTGATGATGAGTTTGGTCTCGATAACGCGACGCAAGCTGCAATGGTCGAGAGCGACGATG ACATGGATGATTTTGTGGTCGACGATGACCTCGAGGATGACGCGAAACcaacgaaggcgaagaagaaggcgcctGTTAAGTCGTCGGTGAAGTCCACATCAGGGGATTCGTCAAGGAAACCGTCACCACCGCCTTTAACCCTTGAAGAGAGTGAGGAAATCCCAACCACATCGACTGCGACTCAATGGGCGTACGACCCAGACGCTCCACCCTCAACGGAGCCTCGCAAGCTGCCACCCAAGAAGAAATCCACATCAGACGCtaccaagaagcagaaggcacATGTCACAGATCCATCGGAACGCTATACGTGGCTCGCGGAAATTCATGATGCGGATAGGAACCCACCTGATCATCCGGACTACGACCCTCGCACTATATACATTCCACCGATGGCCTGGAGCAAGTTCTCTGCATTCGAAAAACAGTACTGGGAGATCAAGCAGAAATTCTGGGACACCATTGTGTTTTTCAAGAAGGGCAAGTTCTACGAGCTCTATGAGAACGACGCCACAGTTGGACATCAGCTGTTCGATCTCAAGCTCACCGATAGAGTGAATATGCGAATGGTCGGCGTTCCGGAAGCCAGCTTGGATCACTGGGCCAACCAATTCGTTGCCAAAGGCTTCAAGATCGCCCGAGTTGACCAAATGGAGAGCAAGCTTGGCAAGGATATGCGTGAGCGGGATGAGAAGAAAGGCAACAAGAAAGAAGACAAGATTATTCGCAGAGAGCTTGCCTCTGTGCTTACGGCCGGCACATTGGTCGAGGGTAGTATGTTGACTGATGATCTTGCCACCTACTGTGCTGCCATCAAGGAGTCGGAAGTGGATGGCAAGCCAAGCTTTGGCATCGCCTTTGTCGACACTGCTACGGCACAGTTCCAGCTCGCCGAATGGGTCGATGATCTCGACATGACCAAATTCGAAACATTCGTGGCTCAGATACGGCCCGGCGAGCTTTTACTGGAGAAGGGCTGTATTTCCGCAAAAGCACTCAGGATCTTGAAGAACAACACTTCACCGACCACCATCTGGAACTATTTGAAGCCAGATAAGGAGTTTCTGACAGCCGACAAGACGCGCATGAAGATCAATGGCGAAGCATACTTCGAAAAGcctgacgatgacgaaggtGTCAACGATTGGCCAAAAGTGCTTACCGAAGCGAAGGATAAAGATCTCGTGTTCTCTGCACTCGGTGCATTGACATGGTATCTCAGTCTGCTTAAGATCGAGCGTGACCTTCTCACATGCGGCAACTTCTCTTGGTACGATCCAATCAGAAAGGCGTCGAGCTTGGTTCTCGATGGCCAGAGTTTGATCAACTTGGAGATCTTTGCCAATACTTTCGATGGCAGCACTGATGGCACATTGTTCACCATGCTGAATCGATGCATTACGCCTTTTGGCAAGCGAATGCTGCGTCAATGGGTTTGCCATCCTCTGGCGGATGCAAGAAAGATCAATCAGCGTCTCGACGCTGTCGATGCTCTGAATGCTGATGGTACAGTCATGGACCAGTTCACATCTTCGCTATCCAAGCTTCCTGACCTCGAGCGGCTCATCTCTCGTGTACACGCCGGACGGTGCAGACCTCAAGATTTCGTCAAGGTTCTCGAAGGATACGAGCAGATCGAGTACACCATGTCGCTGCTCAAGAGATTCGGCGAGGGCGAAGGACTACTGGGCCAGCTCATTTCCGCAATGCCGGACCTCGCTGGAGCTCTCAAGCACTGGGCCGATGCCTTTGATCGCAAGAAGGCTCGAGATGACAGCGTCTTCATTCCGCAACCAGGTGTGGAAGAAGACTACGATGAAAGCCAAGAACGCATTGACAACGTCATTGCCCAGTTGAATCAGCTCCTCAAGAAGGCACGAAAAGATCTCGACTCGCAGGCTATCAAGTTTACCGACAACGGGAAAGAAATCTATCAGCTGGAGGTTCCAATCAAGGTCAAGGGCGCGATTCCAAAGAACTGGAAGCAAATGTCTGCCACCAAGCAATGCAAGAGATGGTACTCACCTGAGCTCGAGAGCCTCGTCCAGGATCTGAAGGAGGCACAAGAGATGCACGGCCAAGTCGAGAGGTCTCTGGCTTCACGATATTTTGCTCGCTTCGATGAAGATTATGCCATCTGGCTGGCAGCCACAAAGATCATCGCTCAGCTCGACTGCCTGATCTCACTCGCCAAGGCTTCGGGTTCTTTGGGCTCGCCGTCTTGTAGGCCAGAGTTTGTGGAAGACGACAATGCTCGCAGTGTGCTCGAGTTCCAGACTCTACGCCACCCATGCATCGAGACAACTACAAACTTCATTCCCAACGACATCGCTCTTGGCGGCGCCCAGGCCTCAATCACACTCTTGACCGGAGCCAACGCAGCAGGAAAATCCACTGTTCTCCGCATGACCTGCGTGGCAGTCATTCTCGCTCAGATCGGCTGCTACGTGCCTTGCGAGTCTGCACGTCTCACACCAGTCGACCGCATTATGTCTCGTCTTGGAGCCCATGACAACATCTTCGCCGGCCAGAGCACGTTCATGGTCGAACTCAGCGAAACCAAGAAGATCCTTTCTGAGGCCACGCCTCGCTCTCTCGTCATTCTCGACGAACTCGGTCGTGGCACAAGCAGCTACGACGGTGTCGCCGTTGCTCAAGCCGTCCTCCATCACGTCGCCACCCACGTTGGGTCCCTGGGTTACTTCGCTACGCACTACCATTCTCTTGCCGCAGAGTTCCGCCAGCATCCTGAGGTCGAAGCCAAACGCATGGCAGTCAAGGTCGATGATGACATCCGGGATGTGACGTTCCTGTACCAACTCGAGAATGGCGTGGCTGAGGGAAGTTACGGAATGCATTGTGCTGCCATGTGCGGAATTCCAACGAAGGTCATCGATCGTGCGGAAGAGGCGGCACAAAATTGGGAGCATACTGGGCGGATCAAGGAGAGCTTGGAGAAGGCCCAGGGCAGCGACTGGATGCCTTTGGGTCTACTGAGTGATGTCAGCTGGATGCTGAGGGATCGGGATGAAGAACACGAGGGCATCACGGAGAGGAGTCTGGAGGTGCTGAGGAAGGCTATCGCGGCGCTGTGA
- the RPS12 gene encoding 40S ribosomal protein eS12 (BUSCO:EOG09265CN0): MSDGEEQPQDVAAAEEVEVAADSAKSGSMSVLDALKGVLKIALIHDGLARGLREASKALDRRQAHMCVLNESCEEEAYKKLVVALCGEHKIPLIKVPDGKQLGEWAGLCQIDREGNARKVVNCSCVVVKDWGEESQERSILLNYFQTEQ, encoded by the exons ATG TCGGACGGAGAAGAGCAACCCCAGGATGTCGCCGCGGCcgaggaggtcgaggtgGCAGCAGACTCCGCCAAGTCTGGCTCCATGTCCGTTCTCGACGCCCTGAAGGGTGTCCTCAAGATCGCCCTCATCCACGACGGTCTCGCCCGTGGTCTCCGTGAGGCCAGCAAGGCCCTCGACCGCCGTCAAGCACACATGTGCGTGCTCAACGAGTCctgcgaggaggaggcctacaagaagctcgtcgtcgctctcTGCGGCGAGCACAAGATTCCTCTCATCAAGGTTCCAGACGGAAAGCAGCTTGGCGAGTGGGCCGGTCTCT GCCAAATTGACCGCGAGGGTAACGCACGCAAGGTCGTCAACTGCTCTTGCGTCGTCGTCAAGGACTGGGGTGAGGAGTCTCAGGAGCGCAGCATCCTCCTCAACTACTTCCAGACCGAGCAGTAG
- a CDS encoding uncharacterized protein (BUSCO:EOG09264B74) yields the protein MAANTRAAMRLLSPRIQCLQRPARCSQIRHASSRYSNPGKRAFTAAPAQAPSFAGEVEQQVPAVELDAGLRPQLSMRDQYLAEEERKQYHLRRMRFAGMGLLLTLAGLTITLSNLDLEQMESSEKNRRGQQLDAGDKDDKTFQGKSVTIIGAGEGKRIVAQGQGEEIELVETGTSSVPHFPRTIYLPTNQESKPKSDPLGNIDITQPNAGANLGNISNQEQYTLVGLGIRTVSFLSIQVYVAGLYIRTQDIATLQQRLIKDVNETASTLIPSEKDQLRQRLVDPSASREIWIDLLQVPGIKTAWRIAPTRNTDFGHLRDGWITGISNRTREFKAIARGAETEYDHEDFGKSVSDFKNIFTGGKAPKGSVMILSRNNNGALDVWFQEKPGAQGKEKEVQHLGKVDDERIGKLIWLGYLGGEKVSSEQTRKGVAEGCVAFASRPIGSVEAMVN from the coding sequence ATGGCCGCCAACACACGCGCAGCGATGCGCTTACTGTCGCCGAGGATCCAGTGCCTGCAGCGACCGGCGAGATGCTCGCAGATCCGCCATGCCTCGTCGCGCTACAGCAATCCGGGCAAGAGAGCCTTCACAGCTGCTCCCGCGCAAGCACCTTCGTTTGCGGGCGAGGTGGAACAGCAGGTACCGGCCGTGGAGCTGGACGCCGGGTTGCGACCTCAGCTGAGCATGCGCGATCAGTAtctggcggaggaggagaggaaacAGTATCACTTGCGCCGCATGCGATTCGCCGGCATGGGCCTACTTTTGACATTGGCGGGATTGACCATTACCCTGTCCAATCTGGATCTTGAGCAGATGGAATCATCAGAGAAAAATAGGCGGGGACAACAGCTAGATGCGGGCGACAAGGACGACAAGACATTCCAGGGCAAGAGCGTGACCATTATTGGAGCAGGTGAGGGCAAGAGGATAGTAGCCCAAggacaaggagaagagatTGAGCTTGTCGAAACTGGCACATCAAGTGTTCCTCACTTCCCTCGAACAATTTACCTTCCTACAAATCAAGAGTCCAAGCCCAAATCTGATCCTCTCGGTAACATTGACATCACGCAGCCCAATGCGGGCGCCAATCTAGGCAACATCTCCAACCAAGAACAATATACCCTCGTAGGACTCGGTATTCGCACGGTCTCCTTTCTTTCAATTCAAGTCTACGTGGCAGGACTCTACATCCGGACCCAAGACATCGCAACCCTCCAACAACGCCTCATCAAGGATGTTAACGAAACAGCTTCAACTCTCATTCCCTCCGAGAAAGATCAACTCCGCCAACGTCTTGTAGACCCCTCCGCAAGCCGCGAAATCTGGATTGACCTCCTCCAAGTCCCCGGCATCAAGACCGCCTGGAGGATAGCTCCCACCCGCAACACAGATTTCGGCCATCTCCGCGACGGCTGGATAACAGGAATCTCCAACCGCACTCGTGAGTTCAAGGCCATTGCCCGCGGCGCCGAAACAGAGTACGACCACGAAGACTTTGGGAAATCAGTCAGCGATTTCAAGAACATCTTCACTGGCGGCAAAGCTCCCAAAGGCAGCGTCATGATCCTATCGCGGAACAACAATGGCGCGTTGGATGTCTGGTTCCAAGAGAAGCCTGGTGCGCAAGGGAAGGAAAAGGAAGTGCAACATTTAGGAAAAGTGGATGACGAGAGGATTGGAAAGCTGATTTGGTTGGGTTATCTTGGTGGGGAGAAAGTGAGCAGTgagcagacgaggaaggGCGTCGCAGAGGGTTGTGTGGCCTTTGCGAGTCGGCCAATTGGGAGTGTGGAAGCCATGGTGAACTGA